The following nucleotide sequence is from Pseudobdellovibrionaceae bacterium.
CAAGGTCGGCACAGTTGGCATAGCCAATCCAGAGGTCGATGTAAAGCTGAGCGAAGAATCTGAGATTCTAGTAAAGAGTCCCTGTACAATGACCGGATACTACAAAGCCCCGGAAATGACGGCAGAGATGTTTGCTGGCGAATATTTGCGCACGGGAGACAAAGGCAGCATCGACAGTGATGGCTTTTTAAAGATCACCGGTCGCGTGAAAGATCTGTTTAAGACCTCTAAAGGAAAATATGTTGCCCCAGCTCCGATTGAGCTGAAGATCGCCAAATCCGATCTGGTTGAGCAGGTCTGTGTGGTTGGAGCAGGACTCCCACAGCCTTTGGCCATTGTTGTCCTTAGCGAGATGGCCAAGGGATCTGAGGGTGATCAATTGATGAGTCACTTCTCTGAGCTGCTGGAGGAAATCAATGCCCAGCTTGATAGCCACGAAAGACTGAGAAAGTTTGTTGTCGTCGGTGACGAGTGGACGGTGGAAAACAGCTTCCTGACTCCATCCATGAAACTCAAGCGTGCAATGGTGGAGGATGCTTACGGCACCAACTATGAGCCCTGGTTTAATCAGTCAGGTCGTGTGATTCGCCACTAAGTTCATCTAAAACCGCCCGGCCATGAGTTCTGCCACTGGTCGGGTGGGTTTAAAGCGGGACAAGACAATCTTAATCACTGCTGTGATGGGTACAGCCAAAAACATTCCAGCAATCCCCCACACCAGGCCCCAAAACATTAGAAAGACCAGGATTGTGACTGGGTGGAGATCCATACTCTCACCCATCAGCCGAGGCTCAAGAACATTGCCAATCAAAACCTGGAGGGCCATACATAAAATCACCACGCCAAACAAGCGACCACCAACACCATATTCCAAAAGAATCAAGGGGATGGGTAGCAAGGTGGCAATCAGGGAGCCCACGTTGGGAATGAAATTTAACAGAAATGTCAGCAGACCTATGAGAACCGCTAGCTCAATATCGAAGGTTAAGAGAATGAGAGCCACGCCAAAGCCGGTCGCTGCCGAAAGCAGAAACTTCACTAACAAATAGCCGGAAATTTTCTTTAGAACTTCCTCAAGTACAGGATGGGAATTTTTATCTGCCTGTTCTCCAGCCAACAAAAATAGCACAAAGATCAGAACCAAAAATACGTTACCGAACAAAGTCGTGAGACCACCTGTAACCTGGCGGGCAAATGAAAACACCGGAAGGCTTCTCACCTTATCGAGGAGAGTGGACTGATCCAACTCATAGCCTAAACCTGCTGCCCGCTCGAGAAGTGAACGCGACATTTCCACGATGCGCACTTTGTAGACGTCAGCTCCGCGAACAAAATCCTCAAGGGAAAATAAAATCATCGCCGTCAACATGGTGCACACGAAGGCCACTGCCATAAACATGGTCGCCACTGCCAGCCAGCGGGGGAAGCGGGCCTGCCGCTGAAGCCAATGAACGGCTGGAGATGCAACGGCGAAAAAGAAAATGCTGAACACAAAGGGCAGTAATACCGGGCGCGTGTAAATGAGGGACATGGTCAAAGCCACCGCTGTCAGAAACAAAAGACAGTACTGGCTCACTCGGTTTTCTAATCTTGATTGAGTCATATTGCCTCAAAGTATAGGGTTCCCACCTTTTCCCTGGCAAGCCCCTCATCAGTTCTGCTGATCAATTAGGTCAAGGACAAGTAATTTGCCCCCTTCGCAAGGCTCACCTAGATTGACCTCAGAAATCGGGACCGAATCCGGGGGTTGGATTCCATGTCCCACTCAAAACTTAGGGGGAATCATGAAAAAGCTATCTTTAGTTATTTTGGCACTTAT
It contains:
- a CDS encoding AI-2E family transporter; protein product: MTQSRLENRVSQYCLLFLTAVALTMSLIYTRPVLLPFVFSIFFFAVASPAVHWLQRQARFPRWLAVATMFMAVAFVCTMLTAMILFSLEDFVRGADVYKVRIVEMSRSLLERAAGLGYELDQSTLLDKVRSLPVFSFARQVTGGLTTLFGNVFLVLIFVLFLLAGEQADKNSHPVLEEVLKKISGYLLVKFLLSAATGFGVALILLTFDIELAVLIGLLTFLLNFIPNVGSLIATLLPIPLILLEYGVGGRLFGVVILCMALQVLIGNVLEPRLMGESMDLHPVTILVFLMFWGLVWGIAGMFLAVPITAVIKIVLSRFKPTRPVAELMAGRF